From one Phorcysia thermohydrogeniphila genomic stretch:
- the rbfA gene encoding 30S ribosome-binding factor RbfA: MRERRRERLRSLLIRELSDIIRSEIDLPENLFITVRDVHLSKDGSKATVFISALKKEDALTAVETLNRAAGYIHHLLGKRLKIRIVPRPEFVVSPEELL, from the coding sequence ATGAGAGAGAGAAGGAGAGAGAGGCTAAGGTCGCTTCTTATAAGAGAACTCTCTGATATTATACGGAGCGAAATAGACTTACCCGAGAACCTTTTTATAACGGTTCGTGACGTGCACCTTTCAAAGGACGGGAGTAAGGCCACAGTATTCATTTCCGCCCTCAAGAAAGAAGACGCCTTAACGGCAGTTGAAACCTTGAACAGAGCTGCAGGTTACATACATCACCTTTTAGGTAAGCGTCTAAAGATAAGGATTGTTCCAAGGCCTGAATTTGTCGTTTCGCCGGAGGAGTTACTGTGA
- a CDS encoding adenine phosphoribosyltransferase: MEELKSLIRDVPDFPKPGIVFKDITPLLHKPWAFQKVIDYIGNRYVGLGIDIVAGIESRGFLLAAALAYKIGAGLAIIRKPGKLPYKTISATYTLEYGEDKIEVHEDAIQEGMKVVLIDDVLATGGTMNAAIDLVERLGGNIISVDFLLELTFLGGRERIQKRGYPVFSLIKF, translated from the coding sequence ATTGAGGAGCTCAAGTCCCTCATAAGGGATGTTCCAGACTTTCCAAAACCGGGGATTGTCTTTAAGGACATAACCCCCCTGCTTCATAAGCCTTGGGCCTTTCAGAAAGTCATAGACTACATAGGAAACAGGTACGTTGGTCTCGGCATAGACATAGTTGCCGGAATAGAGTCAAGGGGATTCCTGCTTGCAGCAGCCCTTGCCTACAAGATAGGTGCAGGGCTTGCAATTATCAGGAAGCCGGGAAAGCTCCCCTACAAGACAATTAGCGCCACCTATACCTTAGAGTACGGTGAGGACAAGATAGAGGTTCACGAGGACGCAATTCAGGAAGGAATGAAAGTTGTTCTCATTGACGACGTTCTCGCAACCGGCGGAACTATGAACGCGGCAATTGACCTTGTTGAGAGGCTTGGAGGAAACATCATAAGTGTAGATTTCCTCTTGGAGCTAACTTTCTTAGGGGGAAGGGAGAGGATACAGAAGAGGGGATACCCTGTATTCTCCCTGATAAAGTTCTAA
- the hisE gene encoding phosphoribosyl-ATP diphosphatase — MNDFGTVISELYRIVKERKEKLPEGSYTAKLFKKGEDKILQKVGEEAVEVILAFKSKDKEHAIYETADLLYHLTVALVNSGITWEEVGEELKKRMK, encoded by the coding sequence ATGAATGATTTTGGCACAGTTATTTCAGAACTCTACAGGATAGTGAAGGAAAGGAAAGAGAAGCTTCCGGAAGGTTCATATACAGCTAAGCTTTTTAAGAAGGGAGAGGACAAGATTCTCCAGAAAGTTGGTGAAGAAGCAGTAGAAGTTATTTTAGCCTTTAAATCAAAGGATAAGGAGCACGCAATTTATGAGACAGCTGACTTACTTTACCACCTAACAGTTGCTCTGGTAAACTCTGGTATAACGTGGGAAGAAGTAGGAGAAGAACTTAAAAAACGAATGAAGTAG
- a CDS encoding DHH family phosphoesterase, whose translation MKLSRKEMAELLKGIDGKILITTHKNPDGDAIGSSLGWFSFLKSLGKDVRVVYRDRIPYFFDFLPGINKVEVKEKLDEQYDWVIITDVSEPKRTGFESIPAEKSIVIDHHITAEPFTNFAIVEPNISSTCELSYELMVLIDPEKITYEVALPIYTGIFTDTGGFSYNNTSPRTHEVAAELLKKGVDPYVVRFNLFERNRINRFKLLELVLKTLEFALDGKVAHITVYRKFLEETEAFLEETEGFINYPRSIAGVEVAIFFKEIEKESWKVSLRSKGKINVAEIAKKLGGGGHKMAAGYETKGSLEEVKKNLFKELELAFESLDFEELEMLS comes from the coding sequence GTGAAACTGTCAAGGAAAGAAATGGCGGAGCTCCTTAAAGGTATTGATGGAAAAATCCTGATAACGACCCACAAAAATCCTGATGGAGATGCGATAGGGAGCTCCCTTGGCTGGTTTAGCTTCCTAAAAAGCTTGGGGAAGGATGTAAGAGTAGTTTACAGGGATAGAATCCCCTACTTTTTTGACTTTTTGCCGGGGATTAACAAAGTAGAGGTTAAAGAGAAACTGGACGAACAGTACGATTGGGTGATAATAACTGACGTTTCAGAGCCGAAGCGTACAGGTTTTGAAAGTATCCCTGCAGAAAAATCCATAGTCATAGACCACCACATAACAGCTGAGCCCTTTACCAACTTTGCCATAGTTGAACCTAACATATCAAGTACGTGTGAGCTTTCCTACGAGCTCATGGTCCTAATAGACCCGGAAAAAATTACCTACGAAGTGGCTCTTCCGATTTATACCGGAATATTTACCGATACCGGTGGCTTTAGCTATAACAATACCTCTCCAAGGACCCACGAGGTAGCGGCGGAGCTCCTTAAAAAGGGGGTAGACCCTTACGTTGTTAGGTTTAACCTGTTTGAGAGAAATAGGATAAACCGCTTTAAACTCTTAGAGCTTGTTCTAAAAACTCTTGAGTTTGCTCTTGATGGAAAAGTGGCTCACATCACGGTTTACAGAAAATTCCTTGAAGAAACAGAAGCTTTTCTTGAAGAAACAGAAGGTTTCATCAACTATCCCCGCTCAATAGCAGGCGTTGAAGTTGCTATCTTTTTCAAAGAAATTGAAAAGGAGAGCTGGAAAGTTTCGCTTAGGTCAAAAGGAAAGATTAACGTAGCTGAGATAGCTAAAAAACTTGGTGGCGGTGGCCATAAGATGGCTGCCGGTTACGAGACAAAAGGAAGTCTTGAAGAGGTAAAGAAAAATCTCTTTAAGGAGCTTGAACTGGCATTTGAATCCTTAGATTTTGAAGAATTAGAGATGCTTTCGTAG
- a CDS encoding histidine triad nucleotide-binding protein: protein MCVFCEIINGELPAKVVYEDEKVIAFHDINPQAPVHILIVPKEHIPTVNDLEEKHAEVVGHIFLVAKKIAQDMGFAENGYRILINCNRDGGQEVYHIHFHLLAGKPLGPMLCR, encoded by the coding sequence ATGTGCGTCTTCTGCGAGATTATTAACGGGGAGCTCCCTGCGAAGGTAGTTTACGAGGATGAAAAGGTCATAGCCTTCCACGACATCAACCCTCAGGCCCCTGTTCACATCCTAATAGTTCCAAAGGAGCACATACCTACAGTCAACGACCTTGAGGAGAAACACGCCGAGGTGGTTGGACACATCTTCCTCGTTGCAAAGAAGATAGCCCAAGACATGGGCTTTGCAGAAAATGGCTACCGTATACTAATCAACTGCAACAGGGATGGTGGACAGGAGGTATACCACATTCACTTTCACCTTCTTGCAGGGAAACCACTGGGTCCAATGCTCTGCAGATAA
- the thyX gene encoding FAD-dependent thymidylate synthase: protein MKVLLLSKNVPKVNADRDTLLRHSYFTFLVDGISRACSHQLVRHRPASYSQQSQRYVAMKNFPFVVPDSVRGKEVTVEGKTLTYDDLMSLIGKFYEGLVDAGAPKEDARFVLPNACTTRVLFTMNGEELVHFLRLRTCTRAQWEIRKMAVEMLRILREKFPSLFSHVGPNCYYLGHCTEGEKSCGRPEDVRRFFATLGKRGA, encoded by the coding sequence ATGAAAGTCCTTTTGCTTTCTAAAAACGTTCCAAAGGTAAATGCCGATAGGGATACCCTTTTAAGGCACTCATACTTTACTTTTCTCGTTGATGGGATATCCCGAGCCTGTTCCCACCAGCTTGTAAGGCACCGTCCGGCCTCTTACAGCCAGCAATCCCAGAGATACGTGGCAATGAAGAATTTTCCCTTTGTAGTGCCGGACTCTGTAAGAGGTAAAGAGGTTACGGTAGAAGGTAAGACGTTGACTTATGACGACTTGATGTCTCTTATAGGTAAGTTCTACGAGGGTCTCGTTGATGCTGGAGCTCCGAAGGAGGACGCAAGGTTTGTCCTCCCGAATGCCTGCACAACGAGGGTTCTCTTTACGATGAACGGCGAGGAGCTTGTCCACTTTTTAAGGCTTAGGACGTGTACAAGGGCTCAATGGGAGATTAGGAAGATGGCCGTTGAGATGCTTAGGATACTGAGGGAAAAGTTCCCTTCCCTCTTTAGTCACGTTGGTCCAAACTGCTACTACTTGGGACACTGTACTGAAGGAGAGAAGAGCTGCGGTAGACCGGAGGATGTCAGGAGGTTCTTTGCCACTCTCGGCAAAAGGGGTGCGTAA
- a CDS encoding penicillin-binding transpeptidase domain-containing protein, which yields MKKVWTFLLFAGLLAFAGGFLLKSSDGKETVTERAEQTINKSQLSRSRPQKKENPQEEFVKKLLSDFSLQFSLFKQSTLENNRYVYKDRNITVIFTVDPLFQKAVEKEFKRFRVKYGAYVAIDADTGKVLAAVSSTDYPDLTFKRTFPAASTFKIVTAAAALETGLATPNTEMVCGGTGDSCSPSVWLNSRYKVKRRFAESFATSANPFFGNLGRLLGKETLLEFARKFGFNRKDYGFPWGILREPLDDYDIALTAAGLGETRTSPFHQALIASVIENEGIMVKPTLIEKVLTTDGRPLYTFRKELFGRVVSVGTARAIREMMLLTVKQGTVSDKRHFRRLRRFYPRIVIGGKTGTLSELTYPEGRCEWFTGFMEYNGRHIAFSSLAVNNHYFYITGYEIAAVASADFAKLYRNFAVRGR from the coding sequence ATGAAAAAGGTTTGGACGTTTCTACTATTTGCTGGCCTATTAGCTTTCGCAGGAGGATTTCTTTTAAAGAGCTCTGACGGAAAAGAAACGGTTACAGAAAGGGCTGAACAGACCATTAATAAAAGCCAACTTTCACGTTCTCGTCCCCAAAAGAAAGAGAATCCTCAAGAAGAGTTTGTAAAAAAACTCCTTTCCGACTTTTCATTACAGTTTTCTCTGTTCAAACAGTCCACTCTTGAGAATAACAGATACGTTTACAAGGACAGAAATATAACTGTAATTTTCACTGTAGACCCTCTTTTTCAAAAAGCTGTAGAAAAGGAATTTAAACGCTTTCGCGTAAAGTACGGAGCTTACGTTGCAATAGATGCCGATACCGGAAAAGTCCTCGCCGCTGTCTCAAGCACAGACTATCCAGACCTTACCTTTAAGAGAACCTTCCCGGCAGCTTCAACCTTCAAGATAGTTACTGCTGCAGCAGCCCTTGAAACTGGATTAGCAACCCCTAATACCGAAATGGTCTGCGGTGGAACGGGAGACTCATGCTCCCCGTCTGTTTGGCTTAACAGCCGCTACAAGGTTAAACGGAGGTTTGCTGAATCCTTTGCTACTTCAGCCAATCCATTTTTTGGTAACTTGGGAAGACTCCTTGGGAAAGAGACACTCTTAGAGTTTGCCAGAAAGTTCGGTTTTAACAGGAAGGACTACGGTTTTCCGTGGGGAATACTTAGGGAACCCCTTGACGATTATGACATAGCCCTGACTGCAGCAGGACTCGGAGAAACGAGAACGAGCCCCTTCCACCAAGCCCTCATAGCCTCCGTAATAGAGAACGAAGGAATCATGGTAAAACCTACGCTAATAGAAAAAGTACTCACTACAGACGGAAGGCCGCTATACACCTTTAGGAAAGAGCTCTTCGGACGTGTTGTATCCGTTGGTACAGCCAGAGCAATTAGAGAAATGATGCTCCTTACCGTCAAGCAGGGAACGGTGTCCGACAAGAGACACTTTAGGAGACTAAGGAGGTTCTACCCGAGAATAGTTATAGGTGGAAAAACGGGAACTCTTTCGGAGCTCACTTACCCGGAAGGGAGATGCGAGTGGTTTACAGGTTTCATGGAGTATAACGGAAGGCATATTGCTTTCTCCTCCCTTGCCGTTAACAACCACTACTTTTACATAACAGGATATGAGATAGCTGCCGTAGCTTCCGCAGATTTTGCTAAACTTTACAGAAACTTTGCCGTAAGGGGGAGATGA
- the ahcY gene encoding adenosylhomocysteinase encodes MDFHVKDLSLAEQGKNRIEWAEIDMPVLRKEIRERFIKEKPLKGIRIAACLHVTTETANLMRTLKEGGAEVYLCASNPLSTQDDVAAALVKYYDIPVFAIKGEDEDTYYSHIRELLKRKPHITMDDGADLISTLHKEYPELTSEVIGGTEETTTGVIRLKAMAKDGALKYPVIAVNEALTKHLFDNRYGTGQSTIDGILRATNRLISGSVFVVAGYGWCGKGVAMRARGMGAEVIVTEVDPIKALEARMDGFRVMPMIEAAKVGDIFCTVTGNINVIREEHFRVMKDGAIISNSGHFNVEIDIPALERMAVKKRKVREFVEEYTLQDGRRIYLLAEGRLVNLSAAEGHPASVMDMSFANQALSAEYIVKEGKNLKPDVYVVPGHIDRRVAELKLKAMGIAIDELTPEQVEYLNSWEMGT; translated from the coding sequence ATGGATTTTCACGTTAAGGACCTCTCATTGGCAGAACAGGGGAAGAATAGGATAGAGTGGGCGGAAATTGATATGCCCGTACTTAGAAAGGAAATAAGGGAGAGGTTTATAAAAGAGAAACCCCTTAAGGGGATTCGCATAGCTGCTTGTCTCCACGTTACAACAGAAACGGCAAACCTCATGAGGACCCTGAAAGAGGGAGGAGCAGAAGTTTACCTGTGTGCCTCTAATCCCCTTTCAACGCAGGATGACGTGGCGGCTGCCCTTGTTAAGTACTACGATATTCCGGTCTTTGCCATAAAAGGAGAAGACGAGGATACCTACTACAGCCACATAAGGGAGCTTCTTAAGAGAAAGCCCCACATAACGATGGACGACGGCGCTGACCTCATTTCAACCCTTCACAAGGAGTATCCAGAGCTTACAAGTGAAGTTATCGGTGGAACGGAAGAAACGACTACCGGCGTTATCAGGCTTAAGGCAATGGCAAAGGATGGAGCCCTTAAGTATCCCGTTATAGCGGTAAATGAGGCTCTCACAAAGCACCTCTTTGACAACAGGTACGGAACTGGTCAGTCAACTATAGACGGAATCTTAAGAGCTACCAACAGGCTTATTTCCGGTTCTGTCTTTGTCGTTGCCGGCTATGGCTGGTGCGGTAAGGGCGTTGCAATGAGAGCCCGGGGAATGGGGGCAGAGGTTATAGTAACTGAAGTTGACCCGATAAAGGCCCTTGAAGCGAGAATGGACGGCTTTAGAGTTATGCCAATGATAGAGGCCGCTAAGGTTGGAGATATCTTCTGTACAGTTACGGGGAACATAAACGTCATAAGGGAAGAGCATTTCAGAGTAATGAAAGACGGTGCGATTATCTCCAACTCTGGACACTTTAACGTTGAGATAGATATCCCTGCCCTTGAAAGGATGGCCGTTAAAAAGAGGAAGGTAAGGGAGTTTGTGGAGGAGTACACCCTACAGGACGGAAGGAGAATTTACCTCCTTGCAGAGGGTAGGCTCGTTAACCTTTCTGCGGCGGAAGGACACCCAGCCTCTGTTATGGATATGAGCTTTGCAAATCAGGCTCTCTCTGCAGAATACATCGTTAAAGAGGGTAAGAACCTTAAGCCAGACGTTTACGTTGTTCCCGGCCATATAGATAGGCGGGTTGCAGAGCTTAAGCTAAAGGCTATGGGTATCGCTATAGATGAGCTTACTCCCGAGCAGGTTGAATACCTGAACTCATGGGAGATGGGGACTTAG
- the hisI gene encoding phosphoribosyl-AMP cyclohydrolase: protein MLNCDRELLNSIDFEKGKGLVPVVVQDEKSGSVLMVAYANREALEKTIETGYAHYYSRSRQKIWKKGETSGNVQKVKRILLDCDSDTLLYVVEQEGVACHTGEYSCFFRTLAEREDE, encoded by the coding sequence ATGCTAAACTGCGATAGGGAGCTCTTAAATAGTATTGACTTTGAAAAGGGGAAAGGGTTAGTTCCGGTAGTTGTTCAGGACGAAAAGAGCGGTAGCGTTTTAATGGTTGCCTACGCAAACAGGGAAGCTCTTGAAAAAACCATAGAAACCGGCTACGCCCATTATTACTCCCGCTCAAGACAGAAAATATGGAAGAAAGGGGAAACTTCGGGGAACGTTCAGAAGGTAAAGAGAATTCTCCTTGACTGTGATTCTGATACGCTCCTCTACGTTGTTGAGCAGGAGGGAGTTGCCTGTCATACTGGGGAGTACTCCTGCTTTTTTAGAACCCTTGCGGAGAGAGAGGATGAATGA
- a CDS encoding DNA double-strand break repair nuclease NurA, with product MAIKRYLIETALRKKDRLKLIEGNYATLEERVWEVWISELPEEFRPDSTVAVDGSRNRKSFAGYVLYAVGAGSVLYRDGQRVKGGERFLVDIDLLKPEEYSDARIRILMGILEFKTALLNCDSVSYILLDGSIVGAMVRPSVFNQEVPPELKAKVEELFKDFLVPNFSLSSEFPIDSARYYGELKKFASGREFAVVAGYLEYLEYLYSLYLLLKKGVDKIISVSKHSDSRNYSFDPLLPDVAVLNSLDLPPGYTKPIRVSVTKEKKFKFPEKFEEKLRGFEFYSFFFRLPKGSVLKVETALKPQDALSILRYYAVRGYPYPLRDVHELVKIKSSDVEFTVELLKHRGVTGRESLGE from the coding sequence ATGGCTATAAAGAGATACCTTATAGAAACAGCCCTTAGAAAAAAAGACCGGCTCAAGCTTATTGAGGGGAATTACGCTACTTTAGAAGAGAGAGTGTGGGAAGTCTGGATTTCTGAACTGCCGGAAGAGTTTAGGCCAGACTCTACTGTTGCGGTTGACGGCAGCAGGAACAGAAAGTCTTTTGCTGGTTACGTCCTCTACGCCGTTGGAGCTGGGAGCGTCCTGTATAGGGATGGTCAGAGGGTTAAAGGAGGGGAAAGGTTTTTAGTGGACATAGACCTCCTTAAGCCTGAGGAGTACTCAGACGCAAGGATAAGGATACTTATGGGTATATTGGAGTTTAAGACGGCCCTCCTTAACTGTGACAGCGTCTCGTACATCCTCCTTGACGGTTCTATAGTCGGCGCAATGGTGAGGCCTTCGGTTTTTAATCAGGAGGTTCCTCCAGAGCTTAAAGCAAAAGTAGAGGAACTCTTTAAAGACTTTTTAGTTCCTAACTTTTCTCTTTCTTCAGAGTTCCCGATTGATTCAGCAAGGTACTACGGCGAGCTCAAAAAGTTTGCCTCTGGCAGAGAATTTGCTGTTGTTGCAGGTTACTTGGAGTACTTAGAGTACCTTTATTCCCTCTACCTCTTGCTTAAAAAGGGGGTAGATAAAATCATTTCTGTGTCTAAACACTCCGATTCCCGAAATTATTCCTTTGACCCGCTCCTTCCTGACGTTGCAGTCCTTAATTCCCTTGACCTTCCTCCGGGTTACACGAAGCCTATCAGGGTTTCTGTGACAAAGGAGAAAAAGTTTAAGTTTCCTGAAAAATTTGAAGAAAAGCTGAGGGGTTTTGAGTTTTACTCCTTTTTCTTCCGCCTTCCAAAGGGAAGCGTCCTTAAGGTTGAAACGGCTCTAAAACCGCAGGATGCTCTGTCTATACTTAGATACTATGCGGTTAGGGGGTATCCATACCCTTTAAGGGACGTCCACGAGCTCGTTAAGATAAAAAGCAGTGACGTTGAATTTACCGTTGAGCTTCTTAAGCACAGAGGGGTAACTGGGAGGGAGTCCCTTGGAGAGTAA
- a CDS encoding GGDEF domain-containing protein, producing the protein MKAGKLEEFISAEEAGRLFQKFFMPLGASTMLWDEEGNLVFSDFMAPKAEEYESELKEWLERAKREKRPFICRCYTGSLNCVIPLIYREEEEEYFLGIASGCQGMKLVTNKVIEKIDHSQMLFQANLFLNAFQRRVTIRRKKRFRSDYFLILNRIEELTAEHVVKRYPRYRNLGLRTIFEAFNDLADSINFLTTLVVPSKIKYYAFRDPLTDTYNRHFLNEQLKLLRKHREMFPVGILFADIDDLKLINDTLGHKEGDRYIVRMVEVLKASLRGGDRIFRVGGDEFIVLIPRANEEVMEKIVKRIRNNLGYVNEQEGLTPPLSVSLGYSLWNSPEESFTEALDKADKAMYEEKRKSG; encoded by the coding sequence ATGAAGGCGGGAAAGCTTGAAGAGTTCATTTCTGCAGAAGAGGCAGGGAGGCTTTTCCAGAAGTTCTTCATGCCTTTGGGAGCCTCCACAATGCTCTGGGACGAGGAAGGAAACCTCGTTTTTTCCGATTTTATGGCTCCGAAAGCTGAGGAGTATGAGTCTGAACTTAAGGAGTGGCTTGAAAGGGCAAAAAGGGAGAAGAGACCTTTCATCTGCAGGTGTTACACTGGTAGCTTGAACTGCGTTATTCCCCTCATCTACCGGGAAGAGGAGGAGGAGTACTTCTTAGGGATAGCAAGTGGCTGTCAGGGGATGAAGCTCGTTACCAACAAGGTAATAGAGAAGATAGACCACTCCCAGATGCTCTTTCAGGCCAACCTCTTCCTTAATGCTTTTCAGAGAAGAGTTACTATAAGGCGGAAAAAGAGGTTTAGAAGTGACTACTTCCTCATTCTAAACAGAATAGAAGAGCTAACCGCTGAGCATGTTGTGAAAAGGTACCCTCGTTATAGGAACTTGGGACTAAGGACAATCTTTGAGGCTTTCAACGATTTGGCCGATTCCATAAACTTTTTAACCACCCTCGTAGTTCCAAGTAAGATAAAGTACTACGCTTTTAGGGACCCTCTGACGGACACTTACAATAGACACTTCTTAAACGAGCAGCTCAAGCTTCTGAGAAAACATAGGGAGATGTTCCCCGTAGGAATTCTCTTTGCCGATATAGACGACCTCAAGCTCATAAACGATACCCTCGGCCATAAAGAGGGAGACCGTTACATTGTTAGAATGGTTGAAGTCCTCAAAGCTTCGTTAAGAGGAGGAGATAGGATATTTAGGGTTGGAGGAGACGAGTTTATTGTCTTGATTCCAAGGGCGAATGAAGAAGTCATGGAAAAGATCGTTAAGAGAATAAGGAACAACTTAGGCTACGTTAATGAACAGGAGGGGCTAACGCCCCCCTTAAGTGTTTCCTTGGGCTATTCTTTGTGGAACTCGCCGGAGGAGTCTTTTACCGAAGCCCTTGATAAAGCAGATAAGGCTATGTACGAAGAGAAGAGGAAAAGTGGATAG
- a CDS encoding TldD/PmbA family protein, producing the protein MFKLIERTAGILKKQNVENFDIYGVESSGFSVEVKKGSVEKVKTSIKKGVAIRVVVDGRLGFAYTTDVSDDGIRIAIECAKENAKMASQDEYSLSMPASATVDFPLYDESYPQIPVDRKVELALELEAKVMNFDRRIKRVRKASYGDAVTTVYYFNSNDHSFSYTTSSFSLSVLLAAEENGDSQMGWDYDVRRYFSELNVDLVAVRAAESALELLGAKPMKTKKLPVIFKNTVFAEIIEALSPVFLGNNVLRGKSLFADKLGFEVASHVFNLYDDPLQKGGIGSIPFDDEGTVTRKKAVIERGVLKNFLLDIYSARKLGMEPTGNGIRSSLSSLPQSGITNLVVESGALGLEELIKTPEEVLLVTDAMGIHTINPISGEFSIGISGIYYRDGEKVQPVSGMTVAGNLKELLTGITEVGRDQRWVGRVSSPSVLVKSLTVSGV; encoded by the coding sequence ATGTTTAAACTGATTGAAAGAACTGCCGGAATCCTAAAAAAACAGAACGTTGAGAACTTTGATATTTACGGTGTTGAGTCTTCAGGCTTTTCAGTTGAGGTCAAGAAGGGAAGCGTAGAGAAGGTGAAAACTTCTATTAAGAAAGGGGTAGCTATACGGGTTGTTGTAGATGGAAGGCTTGGATTTGCGTATACCACGGACGTTTCGGACGATGGAATCAGGATAGCGATTGAGTGTGCTAAGGAAAACGCCAAGATGGCCTCTCAGGATGAGTATTCTCTCTCAATGCCGGCCTCTGCTACCGTTGATTTTCCTCTTTATGACGAGAGTTATCCCCAGATACCGGTAGACAGGAAAGTTGAGCTTGCCCTTGAGCTTGAAGCAAAAGTTATGAACTTTGACAGGCGGATAAAGAGGGTCAGAAAAGCTTCCTACGGTGATGCGGTAACTACGGTTTACTACTTTAACTCAAACGACCACAGTTTTTCCTATACGACCTCCAGTTTCTCCCTGAGTGTCCTCCTTGCTGCTGAGGAAAACGGCGATTCCCAGATGGGATGGGACTACGATGTAAGGCGTTATTTTTCTGAGCTTAACGTTGACTTGGTTGCTGTAAGGGCAGCTGAAAGTGCTTTAGAGCTCCTTGGCGCCAAGCCAATGAAGACCAAAAAGCTTCCGGTGATTTTCAAGAATACCGTCTTTGCCGAAATTATTGAGGCACTCTCCCCTGTTTTTCTTGGGAACAACGTCCTAAGGGGTAAATCTCTCTTCGCCGATAAGCTCGGCTTTGAGGTTGCAAGCCACGTCTTTAACCTGTACGACGACCCCCTTCAAAAGGGTGGAATTGGCAGTATTCCCTTTGATGATGAAGGAACGGTAACGCGGAAGAAAGCAGTTATAGAGAGGGGAGTTCTGAAAAACTTCCTCCTTGACATTTACTCGGCGAGAAAACTTGGCATGGAACCAACCGGAAACGGAATTCGTTCTTCCCTTTCGTCTCTTCCTCAGTCTGGCATAACTAACCTCGTGGTTGAGAGTGGAGCTTTAGGACTTGAGGAGCTAATAAAGACACCAGAAGAGGTTCTCTTAGTAACGGATGCTATGGGAATACATACGATAAATCCTATATCCGGTGAGTTTTCCATAGGTATAAGCGGTATATACTACAGGGATGGAGAGAAGGTTCAGCCGGTTTCTGGGATGACTGTTGCAGGAAACCTTAAGGAGCTCCTCACAGGCATAACCGAGGTTGGAAGGGACCAGCGCTGGGTGGGCAGGGTTTCAAGTCCATCGGTTCTCGTTAAATCACTGACGGTAAGCGGGGTGTGA